Proteins encoded by one window of Microtus pennsylvanicus isolate mMicPen1 chromosome 18, mMicPen1.hap1, whole genome shotgun sequence:
- the Mrpl46 gene encoding large ribosomal subunit protein mL46, with product MAAPIGRTLLGVARGWRRLDSLWASSPRSRLLSLEAAPSGSRSPWRLLGALCLQRPPLITKPLTPLQQEMADLLQKVETERSLYSDHELRALDEAKRLAKKKADLYDDDQGEQGVTLAQDLEDAWEQAFLQFKPGARVTEADKKNDRTSLHRKLDRNLVLLVREKLGDQDFWMLPQVQWQPGETLRETAERILDKLSENNMEAKFLGNAPCGHYKYKLPKAMRTESDIGVKVFFFKALLLTGDFSQTGKKARHVWVSKEELGDYLQPKYLAQVRRFLLDV from the exons ATGGCGGCGCCCATAGGGCGTACTCTGTTAGGGGTGGCTAGAGGCTGGCGACGTCTCGACAGTCTCTGGGCAAGTAGCCCGCGTTCTCGCCTCCTGTCTCTTGAGGCTGCGCCCTCAGGCAGCCGGTCTCCATGGCGCCTGTTGGGTGCCTTGTGTCTGCAGCGGCCACCGCTGATCACCAAGCCGCTCACCCCATTGCAGCAAGAGATGGCGGATCTACTACAAAAG gtggagacagaaagaagccTGTATTCAGACCATGAGCTTCGTGCTCTGGATGAAGCTAAGCGACTGGCAAAGAAGAAAGCTGACCTTTATGACGATGACCAAGGCGAGCAGGGCGTTACACTTGCACAAGACTTAGAAGATGCGTGGGAGCAGGCATTCCTACAATTCAAACCTGGAGCTCGAGTGACAG AAGctgataaaaaaaatgaccggaccTCGTTGCATCGGAAGCTTGACAGGAACCTTGTCCTCTTAGTCAGAGAGAAGCTTGGTGATCAGGATTTTTGGATGCTCCCTCAAGTACAGTGGCAACCTGGGGAGACCCTTCGAGAGACAGCTGAACGAATCCTGGACAAACTATCAG aaaacaatATGGAAGCCAAGTTCCTAGGAAATGCACCTTGTGGCCACTACAAGTACAAACTCCCCAAGGCAATGCGGACAGAGAGTGACATTGGGGTCAAAGTCTTCTTCTTCAAAGCTCTTCTGCTCACAGGAGACTTCTCACAGACTGGGAAGAAGGCCCGTCATGTGTGGGTCAGTAAGGAAGAGCTGGGTGACTATCTGCAGCCCAAGTACCTGGCTCAGGTCAGGAGATTCCTTCTGGACGTTTGA
- the Mrps11 gene encoding small ribosomal subunit protein uS11m gives MQAVRNAGSWLLRSWAGHGMTRLVVVAPAQTIHTGAPRLEDAAAKQKTEKEAVPSRFSIYPPAPGQESPLRWAGMRFEEVPVAHIKATHNNTQIQVVSATNVSLARASCGTEGFRNAKKGTGIAAQTAGIAAAAKATGKGVTHIRVMVKGMGPGRWSAIKGLTMGGLEVVSVTDNTPVPHNGCRPRKARRL, from the exons ATGCAGGCTGTAAGAAATGCAGGATCGTGGCTCCTGCGGTCTTGGGCTGGACATGGGATGACCAG GCTTGTGGTGGTTGCCCCAGCTCAGACTATCCACACCGGAGCCCCGAGGTTAGAAGACGCGGCTGCTAAgcagaaaactgaaaaggaagCGGTTCCAAGCCGCTTCAG CATTTACCCTCCCGCTCCAGGACAGGAAAGCCCTCTGCGGTGGGCAGGGATGAGGTTTGAGGAGGTCCCAGTCGCGCACATTAAAGCAACCCACAACAA CACACAGATCCAGGTAGTGTCTGCCACTAACGTGTCCCTGGCCCGTGCCTCCTGTGGCACAGAAGGCTTTCGCAATGCCAAGAAGGGCACCGGCATCGCAGCACAGACAGCCGGCATCGCAGCGGCCGCA AAAGCCACAGGAAAGGGAGTGACCCACATCAGAGTTATGGTGAAAGGCATGGGGCCAGGACGCTGG TCTGCCATCAAAGGACTGACCATGGGCGGTCTGGAAGTGGTCTCAGTCACAGACAACACCCCTGTCCCACACAACGGTTGTCGGCCCCGGAAGGCTCGAAGGCTGTGA